Proteins co-encoded in one Flavobacterium fluviale genomic window:
- a CDS encoding (Fe-S)-binding protein encodes MSENLVVPTMAEMLAQGTQPEVLFWVGCAGSFDDRAKKITKAFVRILNRTNVSFAVLGTEESCTGDPAKRAGNEFLFQMQAMMNIEVLNAYEAKKIVTACPHCFNTLKNEYPELGGNYEVIHHTEFLKSLIDEGRLTVEGGQFKGKKITFHDPCYLGRANKVYEAPRDLIQKLDVELVEMKRSKSNGLCCGAGGAQMFKDAEPGNKEVNVLRTEDALEIKPDIIAAGCPFCNTMLTDGIKHAHKEGEVKVMDVAELIANAQDL; translated from the coding sequence ATGTCAGAAAATTTAGTAGTGCCAACAATGGCAGAAATGCTAGCCCAGGGAACACAGCCAGAAGTTTTATTCTGGGTAGGTTGCGCAGGGAGTTTTGATGATAGAGCGAAAAAAATTACTAAAGCATTTGTGCGAATATTAAATCGTACCAATGTTTCTTTTGCGGTTTTAGGTACAGAAGAAAGCTGTACTGGTGATCCTGCGAAAAGAGCTGGAAACGAATTCTTATTTCAGATGCAGGCAATGATGAATATTGAAGTTCTAAATGCCTACGAAGCAAAAAAAATTGTTACAGCTTGTCCGCATTGTTTTAATACTTTGAAAAATGAATACCCAGAATTAGGAGGTAATTATGAGGTAATTCATCATACAGAATTTTTAAAGTCATTGATTGATGAAGGCAGATTAACTGTTGAAGGCGGGCAGTTTAAAGGCAAAAAAATAACTTTCCATGATCCTTGTTATTTAGGAAGAGCCAATAAAGTTTATGAAGCTCCGAGAGATTTAATTCAGAAATTAGATGTTGAATTGGTCGAAATGAAACGTTCTAAATCAAATGGTTTATGTTGTGGAGCAGGTGGCGCACAAATGTTTAAAGATGCCGAGCCTGGAAATAAAGAAGTAAACGTTCTTCGTACAGAAGATGCGTTAGAAATAAAGCCTGATATTATTGCTGCAGGATGCCCGTTTTGTAATACGATGTTAACAGACGGAATCAAACATGCGCATAAAGAGGGCGAAGTAAAAGTAATGGACGTTGCAGAGTTAATTGCTAATGCGCAGGATTTGTAA
- a CDS encoding dicarboxylate/amino acid:cation symporter, producing the protein MQEVTETKKKSFLSGLTGQIIIAMILGAILGIILHNSISPEAAQSFSTKIKMLATVFIRLVQMIISPLVFTTLVVGIAKLGDIKTVGRIGGKAIGWFFTASFISLLIGLFYVNILQPGVGLKLEHVDMAAATEVTGKTQNLSFENFVEHIVPKSIVEAMATNEILQIVVFSIFFGLAAASLGEKVKPIVNAFDKLSHIVLKMVNYVMNFAPIGVFGAIAAVFAIRDAEELVITYFKFFGSFLIGISTLWVLLIAVGYIFLKGRMTELLKRITGPLAIAFGTTSSEAVFPKLTEELEGFGVKDKIVSFMLPLGYSFNLDGSMMYMTFASIFIAQFYNVHLDLGTQMAMLLVLMLTSKGIAGVPRASLVVVAATCGMFDIPIEGIALILPIDHFCDMFRSATNVLGNALATSVVGQWEENQE; encoded by the coding sequence ATGCAAGAAGTTACAGAAACTAAAAAAAAATCATTTCTTTCAGGATTAACAGGGCAGATTATAATTGCGATGATTCTTGGAGCTATTTTGGGAATCATATTACACAATTCAATTTCGCCTGAAGCAGCACAGTCATTTAGTACTAAAATAAAAATGCTTGCAACAGTTTTTATTCGTTTGGTGCAGATGATTATTTCTCCGCTGGTTTTTACCACTTTGGTCGTAGGAATTGCAAAATTGGGAGATATTAAAACTGTTGGAAGAATTGGAGGAAAAGCTATTGGATGGTTTTTTACGGCTTCATTTATTTCTTTATTAATCGGATTGTTTTACGTTAATATTTTGCAGCCTGGTGTTGGTTTAAAGCTGGAGCATGTAGATATGGCAGCTGCTACTGAGGTAACTGGTAAAACACAAAATTTATCATTCGAGAATTTCGTTGAACATATTGTGCCAAAAAGTATTGTTGAAGCAATGGCAACAAATGAAATCCTGCAGATCGTAGTTTTTTCTATTTTCTTCGGATTGGCTGCAGCGTCTTTAGGTGAGAAAGTGAAACCAATTGTGAATGCTTTTGATAAATTGTCGCATATTGTTTTAAAAATGGTAAACTATGTAATGAACTTTGCTCCAATTGGGGTTTTTGGTGCAATTGCAGCCGTTTTTGCTATTAGAGATGCTGAAGAATTGGTAATTACGTATTTTAAATTTTTCGGATCGTTTTTAATTGGTATAAGTACATTATGGGTTCTTTTAATAGCTGTTGGTTATATTTTCTTAAAAGGAAGAATGACGGAGTTATTAAAACGTATTACAGGACCTTTGGCAATTGCTTTTGGAACAACAAGCAGTGAAGCGGTATTTCCTAAATTAACAGAAGAATTAGAAGGTTTTGGAGTAAAAGATAAAATTGTTTCTTTTATGCTGCCGCTTGGTTATTCTTTTAATCTTGACGGAAGTATGATGTACATGACTTTTGCGAGTATTTTTATTGCGCAATTTTACAATGTACATTTAGATTTAGGAACACAAATGGCTATGCTTTTAGTGTTAATGTTAACCAGTAAAGGTATTGCAGGAGTTCCAAGAGCCAGTTTGGTTGTTGTTGCAGCTACCTGCGGTATGTTTGATATTCCAATTGAAGGGATTGCGTTGATTCTTCCAATCGATCACTTTTGTGATATGTTTAGAAGTGCAACAAATGTACTTGGAAATGCATTAGCAACTTCAGTTGTAGGACAATGGGAGGAAAATCAAGAATAA
- a CDS encoding MlaD family protein codes for MKLTREIKTAILVIASILLFIWGYSFLKGRDLFTNYKVFYAEYDNVEDLSASAPVTLNGLAVGKVNKITINEVTGKLLVELQLKTDFPVSKSSVAAIYSPSLIGGKQIKIVPNFADKVLAEDGQKLTSTVELGLTESLGGKIEPIQQKLDKMLVNIDVLVTGLNNTLDKTTQENLKKTIAELSQTMQQFHRASGSLNNILDNNKGQINSAVTNLNKMSSNFNKISDSLNKADLGKTVRNLNQALAKVDGLMNNLNSGKGTAGKLLNDDALYNNLTKTSKELELLLQDVRLYPTRYVNVSLFGKKNKPYVAPAEETNSTDKK; via the coding sequence TTGAAACTAACAAGAGAAATTAAAACGGCTATATTAGTCATCGCATCGATTCTATTATTTATTTGGGGTTATAGTTTTTTAAAGGGCAGAGACCTTTTTACAAATTATAAAGTATTTTATGCTGAATATGATAATGTTGAAGATTTGTCGGCATCAGCACCAGTAACACTTAACGGACTTGCAGTTGGTAAAGTAAATAAAATTACTATTAACGAAGTAACAGGTAAATTATTAGTTGAACTTCAGCTTAAAACTGATTTTCCAGTTTCTAAATCAAGCGTCGCGGCTATCTATTCTCCGAGTTTAATTGGAGGAAAACAAATTAAAATTGTTCCAAATTTTGCTGATAAAGTATTAGCGGAAGATGGGCAGAAATTAACTTCTACCGTAGAACTTGGATTAACGGAATCTTTGGGCGGAAAAATTGAACCAATTCAACAAAAGCTAGATAAAATGCTGGTTAATATTGATGTTTTGGTTACAGGTCTAAACAATACTTTAGATAAAACTACGCAGGAAAATTTAAAGAAAACAATTGCTGAGCTGAGCCAGACGATGCAGCAGTTTCATAGAGCGTCTGGAAGTCTTAATAATATTTTAGACAACAATAAAGGCCAAATTAACAGCGCTGTTACTAACTTGAATAAAATGTCAAGTAACTTTAACAAAATTTCAGATTCTTTAAACAAAGCAGATTTAGGAAAAACAGTGCGTAATCTTAATCAAGCTTTAGCAAAAGTTGACGGTTTAATGAATAACTTAAATTCTGGTAAGGGCACAGCTGGTAAATTATTAAATGACGATGCTCTTTATAACAATTTAACAAAAACTTCAAAAGAGCTTGAATTGTTGCTTCAAGATGTGCGTCTTTATCCAACTCGTTACGTAAATGTTTCTCTTTTCGGAAAGAAAAATAAACCATACGTAGCACCAGCCGAAGAAACAAACTCAACAGATAAAAAATAA
- the bshA gene encoding N-acetyl-alpha-D-glucosaminyl L-malate synthase BshA, with amino-acid sequence MKIAIVCYPTFGGSGVVATELGLELARRGHEIHFITYSQPVRLALLNPNVHYHEVNVPEYPLFHYQPYELALSSKLVDMVKLYKIELLHVHYAIPHAYAGYMAKQMLKNEGINLPMITTLHGTDITLVGNHPFYKPAVTFSINKSDYVTSVSQSLKDDTLKLFKIKNKIKVIPNFIELDKVKKDPTAPCHRYVMANENERIITHISNFRKVKRIPDIIKIFYSIQKEIPAKLMMVGDGPEKEKAEILCQELGILDKVIFFGNSHEIDKILCMTDLFLLPSETESFGLAALEAMACGVPVISSNSGGLPEVNFDGFSGYLSNVGNVEEMAENALKILRDDKVLSQFKANALEVARKFDIKNILPKYEALYQKAVDDYKYEKH; translated from the coding sequence ATGAAAATAGCAATTGTTTGTTATCCTACTTTTGGAGGTAGTGGTGTAGTAGCCACAGAGTTAGGTCTCGAATTAGCCAGAAGAGGACACGAAATACATTTTATCACATACAGTCAGCCCGTGAGGCTGGCACTTTTAAATCCGAATGTTCATTATCACGAAGTAAATGTTCCGGAATATCCATTGTTTCATTATCAGCCTTATGAATTGGCATTATCAAGTAAATTGGTTGATATGGTGAAGTTGTACAAAATTGAACTGCTTCACGTACATTATGCTATCCCTCACGCATATGCCGGTTATATGGCGAAACAAATGCTTAAAAACGAAGGAATTAATCTCCCTATGATTACGACGCTTCACGGTACAGATATTACTTTGGTTGGAAATCATCCTTTTTATAAACCTGCCGTAACTTTTAGTATTAATAAATCGGACTATGTGACTTCGGTTTCGCAGAGTTTGAAAGATGATACTTTGAAATTGTTTAAGATTAAGAACAAAATTAAAGTTATTCCGAATTTTATTGAGTTGGATAAGGTTAAAAAAGATCCAACTGCGCCTTGTCATCGTTATGTTATGGCAAATGAAAACGAGAGAATTATTACGCATATCAGTAACTTTAGAAAGGTAAAACGTATTCCGGATATTATTAAAATATTTTATAGTATTCAAAAAGAAATTCCTGCTAAGTTAATGATGGTGGGTGATGGACCTGAGAAAGAAAAAGCAGAGATTTTATGTCAGGAACTGGGAATTTTAGACAAGGTTATTTTCTTTGGGAACAGCCATGAAATTGATAAAATTTTGTGCATGACAGATTTATTTCTGCTTCCTTCAGAAACAGAAAGTTTTGGTTTGGCGGCTTTGGAAGCTATGGCTTGCGGTGTGCCAGTAATTTCGAGTAATTCTGGAGGTCTGCCAGAGGTAAATTTTGATGGATTTTCTGGATATTTGAGCAATGTTGGCAATGTTGAGGAAATGGCTGAAAATGCTCTTAAAATTTTAAGAGATGATAAAGTCCTCAGTCAGTTTAAGGCAAATGCATTGGAAGTGGCTAGAAAATTTGATATTAAAAACATTCTCCCTAAATATGAGGCTTTGTATCAAAAGGCGGTTGATGATTATAAATATGAAAAGCATTAA
- the aroC gene encoding chorismate synthase: MAGNSYGTLYKVTTFGESHGEALGGIIDGCPPGIQLDFEAIELDMARRKPGQSAIVTQRKEPDAVQFLSGIFEGKTTGTPIGFIIPNTNQKSDDYSHIKDNYRPSHADYVYDQKYGFRDYRGGGRSSARETASRVVAGAIAKQMLPEIKFNAYVSSVGPIHLETPYQELDFSKIESNPVRCPDEKSAAIMEEYIRDIRKQGDTVGGVVTCVIQNVPVGLGEPVFDKLHAELGKAMLSINAVKGFEYGSGFPGSEMKGSEHNDLYNPDGSTKTNLSGGIQGGISNGMDIYFRVAFKPVATIMQTQDSLDNKGNITPMTGKGRHDPCVVPRAVPIVEAMAAIVLADFYLINKTY; encoded by the coding sequence ATGGCAGGAAACAGCTACGGCACCCTATATAAAGTTACAACATTTGGAGAATCTCATGGTGAAGCTTTAGGCGGCATTATTGACGGATGCCCTCCAGGAATACAACTTGATTTTGAAGCAATTGAATTAGATATGGCTCGAAGAAAACCAGGGCAGTCGGCAATTGTTACGCAACGTAAGGAACCAGATGCAGTTCAGTTCTTATCTGGAATTTTTGAAGGAAAAACTACAGGAACTCCAATTGGGTTTATTATTCCAAATACCAATCAAAAATCTGATGATTATTCACATATAAAAGACAATTACAGACCAAGCCACGCTGATTATGTTTACGATCAGAAATATGGTTTTCGTGATTATCGCGGCGGCGGAAGAAGTTCTGCTCGAGAAACTGCAAGCAGAGTTGTTGCTGGAGCAATTGCAAAACAAATGCTTCCGGAGATTAAGTTTAATGCTTATGTTTCTTCTGTTGGACCAATTCATTTAGAAACGCCTTATCAGGAATTAGATTTTTCAAAAATTGAAAGCAATCCAGTTCGTTGTCCAGACGAAAAATCTGCAGCGATTATGGAAGAATATATTCGTGATATTCGTAAGCAAGGAGATACCGTTGGAGGTGTTGTAACTTGTGTAATCCAAAATGTTCCAGTTGGTTTAGGAGAACCGGTTTTTGATAAGCTTCATGCAGAATTAGGAAAAGCAATGCTTTCTATAAATGCTGTAAAAGGTTTTGAATACGGAAGCGGTTTCCCAGGTTCTGAAATGAAAGGAAGCGAGCATAATGATTTGTACAATCCTGACGGATCTACAAAAACAAATCTTTCTGGCGGCATTCAAGGGGGAATCAGCAACGGAATGGATATTTATTTTAGAGTAGCTTTTAAACCTGTTGCAACTATTATGCAGACTCAGGATTCATTAGATAATAAAGGTAACATTACACCAATGACCGGAAAAGGGCGTCATGATCCATGTGTAGTGCCTCGCGCAGTGCCAATCGTAGAAGCGATGGCCGCAATTGTTTTGGCAGATTTTTATTTAATCAACAAAACATATTAA
- a CDS encoding UDP-2,3-diacylglucosamine diphosphatase: MKKRNVELVVLSDVHLGTYGSHAKELNNYLSSIKPKTLVLNGDIIDAWQFRKSYFPKAHLRVIQRIIGMASKGTKVIYITGNHDEILRKFSDMNMGNFALVDKLVLELDDKKAWIFHGDVFDASVQHSKWIAKLGGLGYDYLILINRFVNWCLSKLGREPYSFSKRIKASVKKAVKFISDFETTATDLAIEKNYDYVICGHIHEPKIMTKENKHGSTLYLNSGDWVENLTALEYHKKRWKLFSYKAANFVEEENLFEMEDILTSQLISSIILK; the protein is encoded by the coding sequence TTGAAAAAAAGAAATGTCGAATTGGTCGTTCTTTCTGATGTCCATTTAGGAACTTACGGAAGTCATGCAAAAGAACTAAACAACTATCTTTCAAGCATTAAACCAAAAACTTTAGTCTTAAACGGCGACATTATTGATGCTTGGCAGTTTCGTAAATCCTACTTCCCAAAAGCACATTTAAGAGTTATTCAGCGTATAATTGGAATGGCTTCTAAAGGAACAAAAGTGATTTATATTACTGGAAATCATGACGAAATCCTTCGGAAATTTAGTGATATGAATATGGGAAATTTTGCTTTGGTCGATAAATTAGTTTTAGAATTAGACGATAAAAAAGCATGGATTTTTCACGGAGATGTTTTTGATGCCTCTGTACAGCATTCAAAATGGATTGCAAAACTTGGCGGATTAGGTTACGATTATTTAATTTTAATCAATCGATTTGTAAATTGGTGTTTGTCAAAACTCGGACGCGAACCTTACTCCTTTTCTAAAAGAATAAAAGCAAGCGTAAAAAAGGCAGTTAAATTTATTTCTGATTTCGAAACTACTGCTACCGATTTAGCCATCGAAAAAAATTACGATTACGTAATCTGCGGTCATATCCATGAACCAAAAATTATGACTAAAGAAAACAAACACGGTTCTACTTTATATCTTAATTCTGGAGATTGGGTAGAAAACCTGACTGCTCTTGAATATCATAAAAAACGCTGGAAATTATTCTCATATAAAGCAGCTAATTTTGTTGAGGAAGAAAATCTGTTTGAAATGGAAGACATTTTAACTTCTCAACTTATATCTTCAATCATATTAAAATAA
- a CDS encoding protease complex subunit PrcB family protein, with the protein MKKVISVLAIFVLVSCGVKKVENSNALYEVLTKQSDGGGNIKFFEILTEPNEVKMLENDPLLADKMKNPNVHDYNYVILNMGEKNTSGYSIDVEKVEETDKNIIITVKETGPAQDAMTMQVISYPYTVVKIHSKKEIIIK; encoded by the coding sequence ATGAAAAAAGTAATTTCTGTTTTAGCAATTTTTGTTTTGGTTTCGTGCGGTGTTAAGAAAGTTGAAAATTCAAATGCTTTGTACGAAGTTTTAACAAAGCAATCTGACGGCGGCGGTAATATTAAGTTTTTTGAAATCTTGACTGAACCAAATGAGGTTAAGATGCTTGAAAACGATCCGCTTTTGGCTGATAAAATGAAGAATCCAAATGTTCATGATTATAATTATGTGATCTTGAATATGGGGGAGAAAAACACGAGCGGTTATTCTATTGATGTTGAAAAGGTCGAAGAAACAGATAAGAATATTATAATTACTGTAAAAGAAACCGGCCCTGCGCAGGATGCAATGACAATGCAGGTGATTTCATATCCTTACACTGTTGTGAAAATTCATTCTAAGAAAGAGATTATTATTAAGTAG
- a CDS encoding (Fe-S)-binding protein: MSYLDNILFAILLIVGFGFFAASVKKIIRNINLGVDVDRKDNPKARWTNMALIALGQSKMVRRPVAGILHIFVYVGFVIINIELLEIIIDGLFGTHRIFAPYLGVVYDVLIASFEILAILVIFAVTVFWIRRNFIRLKRFIHSDLTGFPKSDANYILYFETVLMILFLLMNAADLHLQNVPGGVFHKAGSFPVSQFIAPIFNGMSNELVVLLFEVFWWLHIAGILVFMNYLYFSKHLHILLAFPNTYFANLKPEGQFDNLESVTKEVKLMMDPNADPFAAAPPADENAAPAKFGASDVQDLNWVQLLNAYTCTECGRCTAACPANQTGKKLSPRKIMMDTRDRLTEVGKNIDANKGVFVPDNKTLLNDYITPEELWACTSCNACVEECPVNISPLSIIMDMRRYLVMEQSAAPMSLNAMMTNIENNGAPWQYSQQDRLNWKNEN, from the coding sequence ATGAGTTATTTAGATAATATTTTATTCGCAATACTTCTTATAGTAGGTTTCGGTTTTTTTGCAGCGAGCGTAAAAAAAATCATCCGAAATATTAATTTAGGAGTAGATGTAGATCGAAAAGATAATCCTAAAGCTCGTTGGACTAACATGGCATTGATTGCTCTTGGGCAGTCAAAAATGGTGAGACGCCCTGTAGCAGGAATACTTCATATCTTTGTATATGTAGGTTTCGTAATAATTAATATCGAATTATTAGAAATCATTATAGATGGACTTTTTGGAACGCATAGAATTTTCGCTCCTTATTTAGGTGTTGTTTATGATGTTTTAATTGCTTCATTTGAAATATTGGCAATATTGGTAATTTTTGCTGTTACTGTTTTTTGGATCAGAAGGAATTTTATCAGATTGAAACGATTCATACATTCAGATTTAACAGGATTTCCTAAAAGCGACGCCAATTACATTCTGTATTTTGAGACCGTTTTAATGATTTTGTTTTTATTGATGAATGCTGCCGATCTGCATTTGCAAAATGTTCCGGGAGGCGTTTTTCATAAAGCAGGAAGTTTTCCAGTAAGTCAATTTATAGCGCCGATTTTTAACGGAATGTCAAATGAATTGGTTGTACTTTTATTTGAAGTTTTCTGGTGGCTGCACATTGCTGGTATTTTAGTTTTTATGAACTATTTATACTTCTCCAAACATTTGCATATTCTTTTAGCTTTTCCAAATACCTATTTTGCAAACTTGAAACCAGAAGGTCAGTTTGATAACTTAGAGTCGGTTACAAAAGAGGTTAAGTTGATGATGGATCCAAATGCCGATCCGTTTGCGGCTGCACCGCCAGCAGATGAAAATGCTGCTCCGGCTAAATTTGGAGCAAGTGATGTTCAGGATTTAAACTGGGTTCAGTTGTTAAATGCTTATACCTGTACTGAATGCGGACGCTGTACTGCAGCTTGTCCAGCTAACCAAACAGGTAAAAAATTGTCTCCTCGTAAAATTATGATGGATACAAGAGATCGTTTAACTGAAGTTGGAAAAAATATAGATGCTAATAAAGGGGTTTTTGTTCCAGATAACAAAACGCTTTTAAATGATTATATCACTCCAGAAGAATTATGGGCTTGTACGTCTTGTAATGCTTGTGTAGAAGAGTGTCCCGTAAATATTAGTCCGTTGTCTATTATTATGGATATGCGTCGCTATTTAGTTATGGAACAAAGTGCTGCGCCAATGTCACTAAATGCCATGATGACTAATATTGAAAATAATGGTGCTCCTTGGCAGTACAGCCAGCAGGATAGATTAAACTGGAAAAACGAAAATTAA
- a CDS encoding response regulator: protein MPHIRIFLLLLFGLNCCANSVISQSNCNRDPKIDKLVKKALISFRESNFEQSLKISRTALNAATLSKDFCLISRSYNIIGANYNELSDIDKAIFFYKKSLYYANKTSNDSLKSNLYNNLGNMYCFEKKQFDEGIRYYKKSVAYSLKINDLKEVYFTNVNITWAYFDIENYNQGYLFLKYINSTKNKYSDGSTEVIVDMLNAVYLSHKNKNTAANTFFLSAIEAGKRSGEKTDLSNVYLEYSKFLDKINKHKEAYQALVNHNKISAEVYNEKKLKKASIAGIGLELDEYKRQIDKIESEKVEQSQSLKKSRIIVILFILISFILLFLIVTLIKNIRFKKKHNLELLKAKEIAEEASLLKTQFISTISHELRTPLYGVVGITNMLLEEHKEISRSQHLSSLKFSARYLLSLVNDILQINKIEENKIVLENLTFNIADEITVIKNSLSFLSQKNNNRISIDIDPEIPEYLIGDKLRLSQILMNLVSNALKFTKDGQVEIIVKLSRVEGKLNFLHFLIKDNGIGIAVVDQSKIFEKFVQVGRKESDYQGTGLGLSIVKRLLGLFGSTITLDSDLGKGTSFSFEIGFEHDLVKTKNIIDEIEVDLTSNEVYRILVVEDNLINQLVTKKIIEKNNYICKVVDDGFGALKILEDEEFDLILMDINMPLMNGFETTKRIRLLGIDTPIVALTAFDKDEITDEAISSGMNDIIIKPFEPVKLFKIINYLIKEKSAV, encoded by the coding sequence ATGCCCCACATACGGATTTTTTTACTCTTACTTTTTGGACTGAATTGCTGTGCCAATTCGGTAATTTCCCAATCCAATTGTAACAGAGATCCTAAAATCGATAAACTCGTAAAAAAAGCACTTATAAGCTTTAGGGAATCTAATTTTGAACAATCTTTAAAAATTTCTCGAACAGCGCTGAATGCTGCTACATTAAGTAAAGACTTCTGTCTGATTTCGCGTTCCTACAATATTATTGGAGCTAATTATAATGAACTGTCAGATATTGATAAAGCTATTTTCTTCTACAAAAAAAGCCTCTATTATGCCAATAAAACGAGTAACGATTCTTTAAAAAGCAATCTTTACAATAACTTGGGAAATATGTATTGTTTTGAAAAAAAACAATTTGATGAAGGAATCCGCTATTATAAAAAATCTGTCGCTTATAGTTTGAAAATAAACGATCTAAAAGAAGTTTACTTTACAAACGTCAATATAACTTGGGCATATTTCGATATTGAAAACTACAACCAGGGCTATCTTTTTCTAAAATATATCAATAGTACCAAAAATAAATACAGTGACGGTTCTACCGAAGTTATTGTAGATATGCTTAACGCCGTATATTTAAGTCACAAAAATAAAAATACTGCTGCAAATACCTTTTTCTTAAGTGCTATTGAGGCGGGTAAAAGATCTGGTGAAAAAACAGATTTATCGAATGTTTACTTGGAATATTCAAAATTCTTGGATAAGATTAATAAGCATAAAGAAGCTTATCAGGCATTAGTTAATCATAATAAAATTTCAGCAGAAGTTTATAATGAAAAGAAACTTAAAAAAGCTTCAATTGCTGGAATTGGTCTTGAATTGGACGAATACAAAAGGCAGATTGATAAAATCGAAAGCGAAAAAGTAGAACAGTCTCAAAGTCTTAAAAAATCAAGAATTATTGTAATTCTTTTTATTCTTATTTCTTTTATTCTATTATTTTTAATTGTTACGTTGATCAAAAATATTCGTTTTAAGAAAAAACACAATTTAGAGCTTCTTAAAGCAAAAGAAATTGCAGAAGAAGCTTCCTTGCTCAAAACTCAATTTATATCGACTATAAGCCATGAATTGCGTACTCCTTTGTACGGAGTGGTAGGGATTACCAATATGTTATTAGAAGAGCACAAAGAAATTTCGAGAAGCCAGCATTTAAGTTCACTCAAATTTTCTGCCAGATATTTATTGTCTTTGGTAAACGATATTCTTCAGATTAATAAAATTGAAGAAAATAAAATAGTACTCGAAAATCTGACATTCAATATTGCTGATGAAATAACGGTTATTAAAAATTCGCTTTCATTTCTTTCGCAAAAAAATAATAATAGAATTTCGATAGATATTGATCCTGAAATTCCAGAATATTTAATTGGGGATAAATTGCGTCTGTCTCAAATTTTAATGAATTTAGTTAGTAATGCATTAAAATTTACCAAAGACGGACAGGTTGAAATAATTGTAAAGCTAAGCAGAGTAGAGGGGAAACTGAATTTTCTGCATTTTTTAATTAAGGACAATGGTATCGGAATCGCTGTTGTCGATCAAAGTAAAATATTTGAAAAATTTGTTCAAGTTGGAAGAAAAGAATCAGATTATCAGGGAACTGGATTAGGATTGAGTATTGTAAAAAGACTTCTTGGGCTTTTTGGAAGTACAATTACTTTAGACAGTGATCTTGGTAAAGGAACCTCGTTTTCGTTTGAAATTGGTTTTGAACATGATCTGGTTAAAACAAAAAATATTATTGATGAAATTGAAGTGGATTTAACTTCAAATGAAGTTTATAGGATTTTGGTGGTTGAAGACAATTTGATCAACCAGCTGGTAACAAAAAAGATTATTGAAAAAAACAACTACATCTGCAAAGTAGTAGACGATGGTTTTGGAGCCCTCAAAATTTTAGAAGATGAGGAGTTTGATTTGATTTTGATGGATATTAATATGCCTTTAATGAACGGTTTTGAAACCACAAAAAGAATTCGCCTTTTAGGGATAGATACACCAATCGTAGCTTTGACTGCTTTTGATAAAGATGAAATTACCGATGAAGCAATTTCATCTGGAATGAATGATATTATAATTAAGCCTTTTGAACCGGTAAAATTATTTAAAATAATCAATTACCTAATAAAAGAAAAAAGCGCTGTTTAG